AAGTTTGCGTTTGTTTAAGTTCGCTTGATAACTTTCAATGTAACCCTCTGCTTCCAAGCGTTTAACACGTCGCCAGCAAGGTGTTTCACTCAGGTTCATCTTTTCAGCGAGCTTCGCGTTAGATAGCTTGCCGTCATCTTGCAGTAACGACAATATAGAAAAATCGGTCTTATCCATGCCTTAAAATCTCTTTTTTGGGCGATTCTTTTATTATAGATCTCATGAGTAAAAGATTCTTTCAATATTGTTCGTATCGGTAAGAAAAAAAGCAAGGTAATTTCTTCGCTGCACACTACTATTAATAGCTCAAACATTGACGAGGGCTAACACGATGAAAGCAGTTGTATTTAACGAATTCGGCGGTTCACTTCAAATTCAGAATGTACCTAAACCAACGCCTAAGTCTCACGGTGTAGTGATCAAAGTGAAGGCAACGGGAGTGTGTCGAAGTGATTGGCACGGTTGGATGGGACATGATGATGGGATAGCTTTGCCTCATGTGCCTGGACACGAATTCGCAGGCATTGTTGAGTCGGTAGGCAAGGACGTAACACGCTTTGCTGTTGGCGATAGTGTCACTGTCCCGTTCATAAGTGCGTGTGGCCGATGTGGAGAGTGTGCGTCAGGAAATCACCAAGTGTGTGGCAACCAAACACAACCAGGCTTTACACACTGGGGCTCATTTGCAGAATATGTGGAAGTAGATTTTGGTGATGTCAACTTGGTGCATATCCCCGAAGGCATAAACTATGTTACCGCGGCCAGTCTTGGCTGCCGTTTTGCTACGTCGTTTAGAGCGGTTGTCGATCAGGGGAAAATACAAGCAGGCCAATGGATAGCGGTTCATGGTTGCGGCGGTGTTGGGTTATCGGCCATTATGATCGCATCGGCAATAGGGGCAAATGTTATTGCTATCGATATCTCTCCAAGTGCGTTAGCGCTTGCGAAAAAACTCGGGGCAGATATTGCGATCAACGCCCTCGACGAAAGCGATGTGGCGGCAAAGGTTAAAACACTCTCTTTTGGAGGGGCGCATGTTTCTATTGACGCGTTGGGTAACCCCACAACTTGCGTAAATTCAGTGAACAGTTTAAGAA
The DNA window shown above is from Alteromonas sp. KC3 and carries:
- a CDS encoding zinc-dependent alcohol dehydrogenase family protein; amino-acid sequence: MKAVVFNEFGGSLQIQNVPKPTPKSHGVVIKVKATGVCRSDWHGWMGHDDGIALPHVPGHEFAGIVESVGKDVTRFAVGDSVTVPFISACGRCGECASGNHQVCGNQTQPGFTHWGSFAEYVEVDFGDVNLVHIPEGINYVTAASLGCRFATSFRAVVDQGKIQAGQWIAVHGCGGVGLSAIMIASAIGANVIAIDISPSALALAKKLGADIAINALDESDVAAKVKTLSFGGAHVSIDALGNPTTCVNSVNSLRKRGKHVQVGLLLAEQSTPPIPMDAVVAHELEVIGSHGMQAYRYEDMFAMIAAKKLNPQDLIGSTITLEEAPHALASMNEHNQAGVTVVTME